In the Danio rerio strain Tuebingen ecotype United States chromosome 8, GRCz12tu, whole genome shotgun sequence genome, one interval contains:
- the fam110a gene encoding protein FAM110A produces MSADTLQPSPRRITRLAPAPGTPSRNLEFGCPVKSSPGTRKPSAVERLEADKAKYVKSQQVALNKQQPVISSTSNSQNAAQQPSRKILARPVKAETPPLNMEHLCKLINGVSDTTTIPVVSSQVNDTSNAQDDVDQSKNISATLEDTSVGSTTMSQGKPAVETPTMTVRRVDVRPQLPQMRMPSRPPIQSRSPAQQTIPIQLLRMLRPYTQPNQQTFDFKRLHNVTNVTRGPIKPPNSPALISPSSNSPSLPPSSNSPSLPPSTKTNTEPLSSPTPITPPAVASLLAKNDSQSPPSPAFTRHSSTSSRKRPSLTRSKSDVSDCFSRAGAELERFFNYCGLDPSDIDELARPGSDIVSVSRLRSASAPASERTAEGEDEDEEAAKDDRPAYGVSVIERNARVIKWLYGMRQAKESPKVASM; encoded by the coding sequence atgtCAGCTGACACTCTACAGCCTTCTCCAAGGAGAATAACAAGGCTGGCTCCAGCTCCTGGCACACCAAGTCGAAACTTAGAGTTTGGTTGTCCTGTCAAATCATCTCCTGGGACACGCAAACCAAGTGCAGTGGAACGTTTGGAGGCAGACAAGGCCAAATACGTCAAGAGCCAGCAGGTGGCTTTAAATAAGCAGCAGCCAGTGATTTCTTCCACCAGCAACAGCCAGAATGCTGCTCAACAGCCATCCAGAAAGATCCTTGCTAGACCCGTCAAGGCAGAGACACCACCCCTTAACATGGAGCATCTCTGCAAACTGATTAATGGAGTTAGTGATACCACCACCATCCCAGTAGTTTCTTCGCAAGTCAACGACACTAGTAATGCCCAAGATGATGTAGACCAATCCAAGAACATCTCTGCAACACTGGAAGACACTTCTGTTGGGTCAACTACAATGAGTCAGGGAAAACCTGCAGTGGAAACTCCCACCATGACCGTGCGGAGAGTCGATGTCAGGCCGCAGTTGCCTCAAATGAGGATGCCTAGTAGACCACCAATCCAGAGCCGCTCACCGGCTCAACAAACCATCCCAATACAACTCCTGCGCATGCTCAGACCGTACACACAACCAAATCAGCAAACATTCGATTTCAAAAGACTCCATAATGTTACAAATGTCACCCGAGGACCTATTAAGCCACCAAACAGCCCTGCGCTAATCTCACCTTCTTCTAACTCTCCATCTCTACCTCCCTCTTCAAACTCTCCATCTCTACCTCCCTCCACAAAAACAAACACGGAACCATTATCGTCTCCCACTCCAATTACTCCACCCGCCGTTGCTTCATTACTTGCCAAAAATGACTCTCAGTCCCCTCCATCTCCAGCCTTCACTCGACACTCCTCCACAAGCTCCAGGAAGCGTCCGTCATTGACGCGCTCGAAATCTGACGTCAGCGACTGCTTTTCACGAGCGGGGGCAGAACTTGAACGCTTCTTCAATTATTGTGGTCTCGACCCGTCGGATATTGATGAACTTGCAAGACCAGGTTCCGACATTGTGTCTGTTTCTCGTCTTCGTAGCGCCAGTGCTCCAGCATCCGAGCGCACAGCTGAGGGTGAAGATGAGGATGAAGAAGCTGCAAAAGACGACCGTCCTGCTTACGGTGTTTCCGTCATTGAGAGAAACGCTCGAGTGATCAAGTGGCTTTATGGAATGCGTCAAGCCAAAGAGAGTCCCAAAGTGGCCAGTATGTAG